The following proteins are co-located in the Bosea sp. AS-1 genome:
- the trpS gene encoding tryptophan--tRNA ligase: protein MSGFHQRVFSGMQPTSTLHLGNYLGALTNWVAMQKTHECVFCVVDMHAITMWQDPADLKRAIREVTAAYIAAGIDPQKSIIFNQSQVSGHAELAWICNCIARLGWMNRMTQFKEKAGKDRENASLGLYAYPSLMAADILLYKATHVPVGEDQKQHLELTRDIAQKFNNDFAPQIAELGLGTGELGFFPLPEPMIMGPAQRVMSLRDGTKKMSKSDASDYSRINLTDDADAIAQKIRKAKTDPEALPSEEKGLEGRPEAENLVGIYAGLSGMAKAAVLKEFGGGQFSGFKSALVDLAVEKLAPIAEDMRRLLADPKHIDAILGAGAARADTIAAPIMREVKDIVGFVRS, encoded by the coding sequence ATGTCGGGTTTTCACCAGCGCGTATTCTCAGGCATGCAGCCGACCTCGACGCTGCATCTCGGCAACTATCTCGGCGCGCTGACCAACTGGGTCGCGATGCAGAAGACGCATGAATGCGTGTTTTGCGTCGTCGATATGCACGCGATCACGATGTGGCAGGACCCTGCGGACCTCAAGCGGGCCATCCGCGAGGTGACCGCTGCCTATATCGCGGCTGGCATCGACCCGCAGAAGAGCATCATCTTCAACCAGAGCCAGGTCTCGGGCCATGCCGAGCTTGCCTGGATCTGCAACTGCATCGCGCGGCTGGGCTGGATGAACCGGATGACCCAGTTCAAGGAGAAGGCCGGCAAGGACCGCGAGAACGCTTCGCTCGGGCTCTACGCCTATCCGAGTCTGATGGCCGCCGACATCCTGCTCTACAAGGCGACGCATGTGCCGGTCGGCGAGGACCAGAAACAGCATCTGGAACTCACCCGCGACATCGCCCAGAAGTTCAACAACGACTTCGCGCCGCAGATCGCCGAGCTCGGCCTGGGGACGGGCGAGCTCGGCTTCTTCCCGCTGCCCGAGCCGATGATCATGGGCCCGGCGCAGCGTGTCATGAGCCTGCGCGACGGCACCAAGAAGATGTCGAAATCGGACGCTTCCGACTATTCGCGCATCAACCTGACCGACGATGCCGACGCCATCGCCCAGAAGATCCGCAAGGCCAAGACCGATCCCGAGGCCCTTCCCTCGGAGGAGAAGGGGCTGGAAGGTCGCCCCGAGGCTGAGAATCTCGTCGGCATCTACGCTGGTCTCTCGGGGATGGCGAAGGCAGCTGTGCTGAAGGAGTTCGGCGGCGGCCAGTTCTCCGGCTTCAAATCGGCGCTGGTCGATCTTGCGGTCGAGAAGCTCGCGCCCATCGCCGAGGACATGCGCCGGCTGCTCGCCGATCCGAAGCATATCGACGCCATTCTCGGCGCCGGTGCGGCCCGTGCCGACACCATCGCGGCGCCGATCATGCGCGAGGTCAAGGATATCGTCGGTTTCGTCCGCAGCTGA